The Ramlibacter sp. PS4R-6 nucleotide sequence GCGCAACGCCGCAAGCGTCACGCCAGCCCCAGCAGCCGGATCGCGTTGCCCTTGAGGATGCCGGGCATCACCTCGGGCTTGAAGCCCGCGTCCTCGAAGTCCTTCATCCAGCGCTCCGGCGAGATCAGCGGGAAGTCGCTGCCGAACAGGATGCGGTCCTTGAGCAGCGTGTTGGCGTACTGCACCAGCTGTTTCGGGAAGTACTTGGGGCTCCAGCCCGACAGGTCGATCCACACGTTGGGCTTGTGCGTGGCCACGGACAGCGCCTCGTCCTGCCACGGGAAGCTCGGGTGGGCCATGACGATCTGCATGTCGGGGAAGTCGATGGCCACGTCGTCGAGGTGGATCGGGTTGCTGTATTCCAGCCGCAGGCCGCCGCCGCAGCGCATGCCCGAGCCGATGCCGCTGTGGCCGGTGTGGAAGATCGCCGGCATCTTGTGCGCGTTGATCACCTCGTAGATGGGCCAGGCCATCTTGTCGTAGGGGTGGTAGCCCTGCACGGTGGGGTGGAACTTGAAGCCCTTCACCCCCTCCTCCTTGATCATCCGCTCGGCCTCGCGCGCGCCCATCTTCCCCTTGTGCGGATCGATCGACGCGAAGCAGATCATCATGTCCGCGTTTTCGCGCGCGGCCTGCGCGATCTCCTCGTTGGGGATGCGGCGGCGGCCCAGCTGCGACTCGCTGTCCACGGTGAACATCACCAGCCCCACCTTGATCTTGCGGTAGTACTCGATGGTCTCCGCGATGGTCGGCCGGCGCGCGTTCTTGAAGTACTTGTCGGCGGCGCGGTCGTACTCCTCGCCGTAGTTGTCGAAGGGGTTCCAGCAGCTCACCTCGGCGTGCGTGTGCACGTCGATGGCGATCAGGTTGGCGTGGTCCATCTCGTCTCCTTGCTCGGCCGCGGCTTAAGGGTTACCCCTAGGCGGGCCGACTTGAACTGATTATGATTTATAACAATAATCGCGCCACCCGGCAACCACCCATGAACCATCCCGACATCCATTTCGAGCAGCAAGGCGACGTCGCCATCGTGCGCCTTTCGCGCCCCGCCAAGCGCAACGCCATCAGCGACGAGCTCATCCTTGCCATCCGCGACGCTTTCGAGTCCATGCCCGAGGGCGTGCGCGCCATCGTGCTCGACGGCGAGGGCGACCACTTCTGCGCCGGCCTCGACCTGTCGGAGCTGAAGGAGCGCGACGCCGGCGCGGGCCTGATCCATTCGCGCATGTGGCACGCGGCACTGGAGACGGTGCAGTTCGGCCCGGCCCCCGTGATCGCCGCGCTGCACGGCGCCGTCGTCGGCGGCGGCCTGGAGCTGGCCGCGTCCTGCCACATCCGCGTGGCGGACGAAACGGCCTTCTACGCGCTGCCCGAAGGCTCGCGCGGCATCTTCGTCGGCGGCGGCGGCGCGGTGCGCATCCCGCGCCTGATCGGCGAGGCGCGCATGGCCGACATGATGTTCACCGGCCGCGTGTACGACGCGAAGGACGGCGAGCGCATCGGCCTGTCGCAATACGTCGTGCCCAAGGGCGAGGCCTTCGCGAAGGCGATGGAGCTGGCGCAGCGCGTCGCGAAGAACGCGCCGCTCACCAACTACGCGCTGATGCACGCCCTGCCCCGCATCTCCGAACAGCCGGCCGACCAGGGCTTCCTCACCGAGGCGCTCATGGCCGCCATCGCCCAGAGCGCGCCCGAAGCCAAGGAGCGCGTGCGCGAATTCCTCGAAGGCCGCGGGCCGAAGGTCAAGAAGGCATGAGCCTGCCGCGCTATCGCCCGATGGACTTCGGCATCACGCGGTGCGTGCTGCGCGAGGGCGCGGGCGGCGCGGTGTACGTGCGCGCGGAACAGGAGCTGAAGCCGCACCCGCAGCGGATCACGGACCGCCTCGTCCACTGGGCAAAGACGGACCCTCATCGCATCTTCATGGCGCGCCGCCGGCGCAATGCCGACGGCACCGCCGGCGACTGGCAGAAGGTCACCTATGGCGAGGCGCTGGCAAAGGCGCGGCGCATCGGCCAGGCCTTGCTCGACCGCGGCCTCTCGGCCGAGCGCCCCGTGGCCATCCTCAGCGAGAACAGCCTGGAGCACGCGCTGCTCGCGCTCGGCTGCCTGTACGCCGGCGTGCCTTTCTGCCCTGTCTCGCCCGCGTATTCGACGGTCAGCCAGGACTACGACAAGCTGCGCCACGTGGTGAACACGCTGACGCCGGGCCTGGTCTTCGCCACCGATGAAGCGCGTTACGCCAAGGCGGTGCGCGCGGCGGTCCCTTCCGGCACCGAGGTCGTGTACGGCCAGCCGCCCGAAAACGAACCGACGCCGGCCGTCGACGCCGCGATGGCGGCGAC carries:
- a CDS encoding crotonase/enoyl-CoA hydratase family protein; its protein translation is MNHPDIHFEQQGDVAIVRLSRPAKRNAISDELILAIRDAFESMPEGVRAIVLDGEGDHFCAGLDLSELKERDAGAGLIHSRMWHAALETVQFGPAPVIAALHGAVVGGGLELAASCHIRVADETAFYALPEGSRGIFVGGGGAVRIPRLIGEARMADMMFTGRVYDAKDGERIGLSQYVVPKGEAFAKAMELAQRVAKNAPLTNYALMHALPRISEQPADQGFLTEALMAAIAQSAPEAKERVREFLEGRGPKVKKA
- a CDS encoding amidohydrolase family protein, with protein sequence MDHANLIAIDVHTHAEVSCWNPFDNYGEEYDRAADKYFKNARRPTIAETIEYYRKIKVGLVMFTVDSESQLGRRRIPNEEIAQAARENADMMICFASIDPHKGKMGAREAERMIKEEGVKGFKFHPTVQGYHPYDKMAWPIYEVINAHKMPAIFHTGHSGIGSGMRCGGGLRLEYSNPIHLDDVAIDFPDMQIVMAHPSFPWQDEALSVATHKPNVWIDLSGWSPKYFPKQLVQYANTLLKDRILFGSDFPLISPERWMKDFEDAGFKPEVMPGILKGNAIRLLGLA